In Bdellovibrionota bacterium, the following are encoded in one genomic region:
- a CDS encoding glycosyltransferase family A protein translates to MTPPNITVAICTRNRARMLDGAIESLLRQSISPNAYEILIVDNNSIDQTEQISAQWMTRTSGLVRYTQQPVPGLSASRNHAIERAYGSILAFIDDDARPVPDWLTHIKNCFEQDAKCVGVGGSIVLSWLSSRPSWLRKQEEYFYAAHDLGSEARLMRFPEFAMGTNMAFQTSALKHIGGFPTNFGYNSAAGTILPNEELFVSYSLHQTGSHMWYLPQARVQHLIDNERASVDWFLRRAGAQGTADARLVKSFRRYGVLRLNLTLWLRRVALERARLRLRLCRQTGDTPTKVLFNVKLRYNQGFLDEWR, encoded by the coding sequence ATGACCCCTCCGAATATCACGGTCGCCATCTGCACTCGAAACCGTGCAAGGATGCTGGATGGCGCAATAGAGAGTCTTTTGCGTCAGTCCATCAGCCCAAACGCATACGAGATCCTCATCGTCGACAATAATTCTATCGACCAAACCGAACAAATCTCGGCACAGTGGATGACTCGAACCAGCGGGCTTGTCCGATATACCCAACAGCCGGTCCCCGGGTTGAGCGCATCCCGAAATCATGCCATTGAGCGCGCATACGGCTCCATCCTCGCATTTATAGATGACGATGCCCGGCCTGTGCCCGATTGGCTCACTCACATCAAGAACTGTTTTGAGCAAGACGCTAAGTGCGTAGGTGTTGGCGGATCGATCGTACTGAGTTGGCTAAGCAGCCGCCCGTCTTGGTTGCGGAAGCAGGAAGAGTACTTCTACGCCGCACACGATTTGGGATCGGAAGCTCGATTGATGCGATTCCCCGAATTTGCAATGGGTACGAACATGGCTTTTCAAACCTCCGCCCTAAAGCATATAGGAGGGTTTCCGACGAATTTCGGATACAATTCGGCCGCCGGTACGATCTTGCCCAATGAGGAGCTCTTCGTCTCTTACTCCCTCCACCAAACTGGAAGTCACATGTGGTATCTGCCCCAAGCGCGAGTCCAGCATTTGATTGACAACGAGAGAGCGTCGGTCGATTGGTTCCTCCGGCGAGCGGGCGCGCAGGGGACCGCCGATGCAAGACTCGTCAAGAGCTTTCGTCGCTACGGGGTATTGCGACTGAATTTAACGTTATGGTTACGCCGCGTCGCCCTCGAACGCGCTCGTCTTCGGCTGCGCCTCTGTCGTCAAACCGGCGACACTCCGACCAAAGTGCTCTTCAATGTGAAGCTCCGTTACAATCAAGGCTTTTTGGACGAATGGCGCTGA
- a CDS encoding glycosyltransferase, which translates to MKTPKVSVIIRCFNEAHHIEKLLSELARQSYRHFEILVVDSGSTDQTVELAGKYSCRILHIERRKFSFGASLNLGCRNAQGEIICTISAHAYPSDREWLKHLIAPFSDAQIGVAYGRQRGAESTKFSEHRIFRKWFPEEAAPSANGPFCNNANCAVRRSVWKELLYDESLTGLEDIEFAQRVIQRGLKVRYVPSASVVHVHEEAWIQIFNRYRREAIALQRIYPNEHFNVGDLFRLWTSNVGSDCSEASARGLFPREAWSILKFRSAQFLGTFRGFHQRKPVDSELKRHLFYPDEP; encoded by the coding sequence ATGAAAACTCCCAAGGTTTCCGTCATCATCCGATGCTTTAACGAAGCCCATCACATCGAGAAGCTCCTTTCGGAACTGGCGCGACAAAGTTACCGACATTTTGAGATCCTCGTCGTCGACAGCGGTTCAACGGATCAAACCGTGGAGCTGGCGGGCAAATATTCTTGTCGAATCCTCCATATCGAGCGCCGGAAGTTCTCGTTCGGAGCCTCACTGAACCTGGGCTGTCGCAACGCCCAGGGCGAAATCATCTGCACGATCAGCGCCCACGCATACCCCTCGGATCGCGAATGGCTGAAACATCTCATAGCGCCTTTTTCGGACGCTCAAATCGGCGTGGCTTACGGGAGACAGCGCGGCGCTGAATCCACGAAATTCAGCGAGCATCGGATTTTCCGGAAATGGTTTCCGGAGGAGGCGGCCCCCTCGGCCAACGGGCCTTTTTGCAACAATGCGAATTGCGCGGTCCGCCGTTCCGTGTGGAAGGAGCTGCTCTATGATGAGAGCCTTACCGGCTTGGAGGATATTGAGTTCGCCCAGCGAGTCATTCAACGAGGTCTCAAAGTGCGATACGTCCCCTCGGCCTCGGTCGTTCACGTCCATGAGGAGGCGTGGATCCAAATATTCAATCGGTACCGCAGGGAGGCGATCGCCTTGCAGCGCATTTATCCGAACGAGCATTTCAACGTCGGGGACCTCTTCCGCTTATGGACATCCAATGTCGGGTCGGATTGTTCGGAGGCTTCTGCCCGAGGGTTATTTCCGCGCGAAGCCTGGAGTATTTTGAAGTTCCGGTCCGCGCAGTTCCTCGGCACTTTTCGTGGATTTCACCAGCGCAAGCCGGTAGATTCCGAACTCAAACGTCATCTTTTTTATCCGGACGAACCTTGA
- a CDS encoding acylneuraminate cytidylyltransferase family protein — protein sequence MKGHSERVPNKNVRLLAGKPLCHHILEALASAKYVGDIYVDTDSSEIAETAKTAFNAHIIDRPPRLRGDRIPMTDILVHDISLVEGDVFLQTHATNPLLRPETIDAAIEAFFSAPNVDSLFSVTPLQTRLYWENGRAINHDPAVLLRTQDLPPVYEENSNLYIFTRTCLASTGRRIGENPILFKMSREEALDIDTEYDFRVAELFHKEKRGT from the coding sequence ATGAAAGGGCACTCCGAGCGGGTGCCGAACAAGAACGTACGCCTCTTGGCCGGAAAGCCTCTTTGTCACCATATCCTTGAGGCCCTGGCTTCGGCGAAATATGTCGGAGACATTTACGTCGACACCGACTCCTCCGAAATCGCCGAGACGGCCAAGACTGCCTTCAACGCTCATATTATCGATCGCCCTCCCCGCCTGCGTGGAGATAGGATTCCGATGACCGATATCCTCGTCCATGACATCTCCTTGGTCGAGGGGGACGTTTTCCTTCAGACGCATGCCACCAATCCGCTCCTGCGACCTGAAACCATCGATGCCGCGATCGAGGCTTTCTTCTCCGCCCCGAACGTGGATTCGCTCTTTTCCGTCACGCCGCTTCAGACACGGCTCTATTGGGAAAATGGAAGGGCCATCAATCACGATCCCGCGGTCTTGCTCCGAACCCAGGACCTGCCCCCCGTCTACGAGGAAAACTCGAATCTCTATATCTTCACACGAACGTGCCTCGCGTCCACGGGCCGACGAATCGGGGAAAATCCGATTCTTTTCAAAATGTCCCGTGAAGAGGCGTTGGACATCGACACCGAGTACGATTTTCGGGTTGCGGAGTTATTCCATAAGGAGAAAAGAGGAACATGA
- a CDS encoding SDR family NAD(P)-dependent oxidoreductase — protein sequence MPPKRVCIVTGASRGTGLAISAKLKSLGWLVFDVDIDVPKKNNRRFIRCDLADPNCGNILLRNLKHHAVRRVDGLVNNAAVCPSRSAIEFTLEEWNRTIAVNLRAPFLLSRALWPLLRSAKGAIVNVASVHARATRPKMSVYSASKGGLVALTQALALEWAPYGIRVNAVLPGAIKTPMLIQNLRGSGISLKKLEKSIPLRRAGSALEVSELVTFLLSPASSFVTGQTFVADGGVLAQLSTT from the coding sequence ATGCCGCCTAAACGGGTCTGCATCGTCACGGGAGCGTCCCGCGGCACCGGCCTAGCCATCTCCGCGAAGCTCAAGAGCCTGGGATGGCTCGTCTTTGATGTGGATATCGACGTCCCGAAAAAAAATAACCGGCGATTCATTCGCTGCGATCTGGCGGACCCGAACTGCGGAAACATCCTTTTGAGGAATTTGAAACATCACGCCGTTCGGCGTGTCGACGGCCTGGTGAACAATGCCGCCGTATGCCCGTCACGATCCGCGATTGAATTCACCCTGGAGGAGTGGAATCGAACAATCGCCGTAAACCTTCGGGCCCCTTTCCTTCTGTCTCGAGCCCTCTGGCCTCTTCTGCGCTCCGCAAAGGGAGCCATCGTCAATGTCGCGTCCGTACACGCGCGAGCGACCCGCCCCAAGATGTCCGTCTATTCGGCGAGCAAAGGAGGTCTTGTCGCCCTGACTCAAGCGCTGGCGTTGGAGTGGGCTCCCTATGGAATCCGCGTAAACGCCGTTTTACCCGGAGCGATCAAAACGCCGATGCTCATCCAAAACCTCCGCGGGTCGGGGATTTCACTCAAGAAACTTGAAAAATCGATTCCTCTCCGCCGTGCGGGTTCCGCGCTCGAAGTAAGCGAGCTTGTAACGTTTCTCTTATCTCCCGCCTCATCGTTCGTTACCGGGCAGACATTCGTAGCCGATGGTGGAGTTCTTGCTCAACTCTCGACAACATGA
- a CDS encoding phosphoglycerate dehydrogenase — translation MKKALVSCPYAWESLSQEKERFEKAGIALIRPEAVTQQLTEDELLRYAPEIAGILCGDDPVNDRVIQSAPKLRVIVKWGVGTDNIDIEAAKKRRIQVTNTPGLFSDDVADVTIAYIVLLFRRLHQIDARVRSGDWHKPIGRSLQGRVLGILGLGNIGRAVAQRAVAMKMVPIGYDPDSKAQEIAKTLGVEIVDPDVLLQKAEILTLHCSLTKQTRHFIDARSLARCRKGAFLVNTSRGGLIEEKALIQALGDGTLAAAALDVFEAEPLAASNALCAHSNVILGSHNASHTLEAIQAVNKAAYELLLNGLSHAA, via the coding sequence ATGAAGAAGGCCCTGGTCAGCTGCCCCTACGCCTGGGAAAGCCTTTCCCAAGAGAAAGAACGGTTTGAAAAGGCGGGCATCGCGTTGATTCGGCCCGAGGCCGTGACCCAGCAATTAACGGAGGACGAATTATTGCGATATGCACCGGAGATCGCCGGCATTCTTTGCGGAGACGATCCGGTGAACGATCGCGTGATTCAATCCGCGCCGAAACTCCGCGTGATCGTCAAATGGGGCGTCGGAACGGACAACATCGACATCGAGGCCGCGAAGAAACGCAGAATTCAGGTTACGAACACGCCCGGTCTGTTCTCGGACGACGTGGCCGACGTGACCATCGCGTACATCGTTCTTCTCTTCCGCCGTCTCCACCAGATCGACGCGCGGGTTCGAAGCGGCGACTGGCATAAACCGATCGGGCGATCCCTGCAGGGGCGGGTTCTCGGAATCCTCGGCCTCGGGAACATCGGCCGCGCCGTCGCCCAGCGCGCGGTCGCAATGAAAATGGTGCCGATCGGTTACGACCCGGACTCAAAGGCGCAAGAGATCGCAAAAACCCTCGGCGTTGAAATCGTCGACCCGGACGTATTGCTTCAGAAAGCCGAGATCCTCACACTTCACTGTTCCTTGACGAAACAAACGCGCCACTTCATCGACGCCCGCTCCCTCGCCCGTTGCCGCAAAGGCGCCTTTCTCGTCAACACATCGCGCGGCGGCCTGATCGAAGAAAAGGCCCTCATCCAAGCTCTCGGCGACGGCACGCTGGCCGCAGCCGCCCTGGACGTTTTTGAAGCCGAACCGCTGGCCGCGTCCAACGCTCTCTGCGCGCATTCCAATGTGATTCTGGGCTCGCACAACGCCTCGCACACGCTGGAGGCCATTCAGGCCGTCAACAAAGCCGCGTATGAACTTCTTTTGAACGGATTGTCCCATGCCGCCTAA
- a CDS encoding NAD-dependent epimerase/dehydratase family protein, protein MEKVLITGGTGFIGSRLAEFLCRRGNIKIRILVRDWRTAAQAARFPVEFRPGDMTDLDAVKSALEGCDTVFHCAYDFKGTWREIKRNNLKGARNVAESAASNGARVVHVSSIDVFGLTGSAILDESTPKKAIRGDSYSQTKLAIEQLLLRARHEQGLRLTVVYPSIVFGPYATTWTVNPVRKMKQWRIPLLNQGSGICNAVYIDDVVQGLVLAAESEKAEGLDIFLSGPDAITWKEFYGFYEKMLGQSGTVEISMNDLRVLERQSWTSASMGAMLKLLMDPVFREKLGSIPAIARLYEKIFRFLPSSWRARIARGLLTRTRRLEKRTDNTEFEKPILIGDLRRLPLYSMQARVSCEKARRVLGFEPKVSVAEGMKRTKQFLLWARLLPTGRMEATGV, encoded by the coding sequence ATGGAAAAAGTTTTGATTACAGGGGGGACCGGCTTCATCGGAAGCCGGCTCGCCGAATTCCTCTGTCGTAGGGGAAATATTAAGATAAGGATTCTCGTTCGCGACTGGCGTACGGCCGCCCAAGCCGCGAGGTTTCCCGTGGAATTTAGACCGGGGGATATGACCGATTTGGATGCGGTGAAATCGGCGCTGGAAGGGTGCGACACGGTATTTCACTGCGCCTATGACTTCAAAGGTACGTGGCGGGAGATCAAACGAAACAATCTAAAGGGTGCGCGAAATGTCGCTGAAAGTGCCGCAAGCAATGGTGCGCGAGTTGTCCACGTGAGTTCGATCGACGTTTTTGGCCTTACGGGGTCCGCCATCTTGGATGAGTCAACCCCCAAAAAAGCGATAAGAGGAGACTCGTATTCCCAAACAAAACTGGCCATAGAGCAATTATTGCTTAGGGCCCGACACGAGCAGGGCCTTCGGCTCACGGTCGTTTATCCGTCGATTGTATTTGGACCCTATGCGACAACGTGGACGGTGAACCCCGTTCGAAAGATGAAACAGTGGCGCATTCCTCTCTTGAATCAAGGGAGCGGGATTTGCAACGCCGTTTACATCGATGATGTCGTCCAGGGGCTGGTTTTGGCGGCGGAGTCGGAAAAGGCCGAGGGTTTGGATATCTTTCTGTCCGGTCCCGACGCCATTACTTGGAAGGAATTTTACGGATTTTATGAGAAGATGCTCGGCCAGTCCGGAACCGTAGAGATATCCATGAACGACCTTCGGGTACTGGAACGTCAGAGTTGGACATCGGCTTCGATGGGGGCGATGTTAAAATTGCTGATGGATCCTGTGTTTCGAGAAAAGCTTGGGAGTATCCCGGCCATCGCAAGATTGTATGAAAAAATCTTTCGATTTTTGCCATCCTCTTGGAGGGCACGTATCGCCCGCGGTTTACTCACTCGAACAAGACGGCTGGAAAAGAGGACCGATAACACCGAATTTGAAAAACCGATCTTAATCGGAGATTTGAGGAGACTTCCGCTCTACTCCATGCAGGCACGCGTCTCCTGCGAAAAGGCCAGGCGAGTTCTTGGGTTTGAACCGAAAGTCTCTGTCGCCGAGGGGATGAAACGCACAAAGCAATTTCTCTTGTGGGCCCGCTTATTGCCCACCGGGCGCATGGAAGCAACCGGAGTCTGA
- a CDS encoding glycosyltransferase family 2 protein, producing MSPDSFSVVILNHNYGHFLGPCIQSALEQTLSPIEIIVIDDGSTDGSWKLLEDWTHRHSKILRAIRTERSGQAAALNLGIASSRGEWVAFLDADDYWFPRKLETTRREIHDQDVVCIQHYLEIRREPPKENQREGIYPEILPPVITLRDYFRSGNTDFFTATSGLTIRRSVLNRIAPLDESWKICADVVLTRPLPIFGKVLTLSDPLGVYRVHGANQWYGTEARTHYVENYLSRIQAANDALKRFGVQGRIRPERNLNYLAERFVRGPIRRCLKRLQKV from the coding sequence ATGAGTCCGGATTCCTTTTCAGTGGTGATATTGAATCACAACTATGGGCATTTCCTCGGTCCATGCATTCAGAGCGCTCTGGAGCAGACTCTATCGCCGATAGAAATTATCGTAATAGACGACGGCTCGACGGATGGCTCCTGGAAGCTATTGGAGGACTGGACCCATAGACATTCGAAGATACTGCGGGCCATTCGAACAGAACGCTCGGGACAAGCCGCCGCCCTCAATCTTGGCATAGCCAGTTCCCGAGGTGAGTGGGTGGCCTTCCTCGACGCGGATGATTACTGGTTTCCGCGAAAATTGGAGACGACGAGAAGAGAAATCCATGATCAGGACGTCGTTTGTATTCAGCACTATTTGGAAATTCGACGGGAACCCCCGAAGGAAAATCAGAGGGAGGGGATCTATCCCGAGATTCTCCCTCCGGTCATCACTTTGCGCGATTATTTTCGATCGGGAAATACGGATTTTTTCACGGCCACGAGCGGTTTGACGATTCGACGTTCGGTCTTGAATCGAATTGCCCCTCTGGACGAAAGCTGGAAAATTTGTGCCGATGTGGTCTTGACTCGCCCCTTGCCGATATTCGGAAAGGTTCTTACGCTATCGGACCCCTTGGGGGTTTATCGGGTTCACGGCGCCAATCAATGGTACGGCACGGAGGCACGGACCCATTACGTGGAAAACTATCTTTCGCGCATTCAAGCGGCCAACGACGCCCTAAAACGATTCGGTGTGCAGGGACGAATTCGCCCCGAACGAAATCTAAACTACTTGGCCGAACGTTTTGTCCGAGGCCCGATTCGTCGCTGCTTGAAGCGGTTGCAAAAGGTCTAA
- a CDS encoding glycosyltransferase, translated as MPLISLILCTHNPRADYFESTLRAISAQSLDRKEWEFIVVDNASTSANEAFEKLYICRPDLEVNEPRLGLTNARLRGIRESKGATLVFVDDDNVLDRFYLQNVREIFEQHPEVGAAGGRILPLFEKEEPSWLPPWRNYLACREFGDQVILSTELKWGPWCPIGAGLAVRRSAVMQYVEIVESSPVHLRFGRRGASLVSGEDADLIYTLLRHGWKTGYFPVLKVSHLIAKQRMRFFHMLRLVKNIKFSNWNVRRLHGIDLNPTCTPHDLLRVTRSQELGSIANRIRWLALWSAGAWGETTARLGLTL; from the coding sequence GTGCCGTTGATCAGCCTCATTCTCTGTACGCATAATCCACGCGCGGACTATTTTGAGAGTACGCTGAGGGCTATTTCGGCCCAGAGCCTGGACCGGAAAGAGTGGGAATTTATCGTAGTCGACAATGCTTCAACGTCCGCGAACGAGGCATTCGAGAAACTATATATTTGCCGCCCCGATTTGGAAGTAAATGAGCCGCGACTTGGCTTAACGAACGCGCGGTTGCGCGGCATTCGCGAAAGCAAGGGAGCTACTCTCGTCTTTGTGGATGATGACAACGTTTTGGACCGGTTCTATCTCCAAAACGTGCGTGAGATCTTCGAACAGCACCCGGAAGTGGGCGCGGCCGGCGGTCGGATTTTACCCTTGTTTGAAAAAGAAGAGCCCTCTTGGTTACCTCCATGGCGGAACTATCTGGCGTGCCGGGAGTTCGGCGATCAAGTGATCTTGTCCACGGAATTGAAATGGGGGCCGTGGTGCCCGATCGGAGCGGGTCTGGCGGTACGGCGCTCGGCTGTGATGCAATACGTAGAAATAGTCGAGTCGTCGCCGGTTCACTTGCGATTCGGACGAAGAGGTGCTTCGCTCGTGTCGGGCGAGGATGCGGATCTGATTTATACTTTGCTGCGTCATGGATGGAAGACAGGATATTTCCCTGTCTTGAAAGTAAGCCACCTGATTGCCAAGCAACGGATGCGCTTTTTTCACATGCTTCGGCTCGTGAAGAACATCAAGTTTTCCAATTGGAACGTCCGTCGACTGCACGGGATAGATCTCAACCCAACGTGCACGCCTCACGACCTCTTACGGGTCACGCGTAGTCAGGAATTGGGTTCGATCGCAAACCGCATTCGGTGGTTGGCCCTCTGGAGTGCGGGGGCGTGGGGTGAAACAACGGCGCGACTGGGTCTGACGTTGTGA
- a CDS encoding DUF5107 domain-containing protein yields MKEIVLENQRLRVAVLPEAGGRIESFVDKCSGRDWIWRNARLKPQAHPLFTSYDDVWAGGIEELFPNDLEQKIGSYRLPDHGELWSQPWRLLETDGSRLTLSIRTQVYPCTVQKRLILQESCLTISYTLENIGNESLPYLFKLHPAFAVTSTDILWLPGGEFSRVDSQFSTMIRQDGWFRWPGEEQIDQCRGPASQLREFVYVRNLPEGLCGVKDPTTGRSVRIRFPIDVLPYCWVFMTYGGWRGHQVVVLEPCTTYPKDLNEAIRRRSTPFLEPGGVRKFDVRFDVGAAE; encoded by the coding sequence ATGAAAGAGATCGTTCTCGAAAATCAACGGCTCCGAGTCGCCGTGCTTCCGGAGGCGGGAGGCCGGATTGAATCCTTCGTCGACAAGTGTTCCGGGCGGGACTGGATCTGGAGAAACGCCCGGCTAAAACCGCAGGCCCATCCCCTTTTCACATCGTACGACGACGTTTGGGCGGGCGGCATCGAGGAACTCTTTCCCAACGATCTTGAACAGAAGATCGGTTCCTACCGCCTCCCGGATCATGGCGAACTTTGGTCTCAACCCTGGCGCTTGCTGGAGACAGACGGCTCAAGATTAACACTGAGCATTCGAACGCAGGTTTACCCATGTACGGTGCAAAAGCGACTCATCTTGCAGGAATCATGTCTGACGATTTCATATACTTTGGAGAACATCGGAAACGAGTCGTTGCCATATCTCTTTAAGCTACATCCGGCTTTCGCCGTCACCTCCACGGACATTTTATGGCTTCCGGGTGGAGAGTTTTCGCGCGTGGACTCACAATTCTCGACGATGATCCGACAAGACGGATGGTTTCGATGGCCTGGAGAAGAGCAAATCGACCAGTGCAGAGGCCCTGCGTCGCAGCTGCGTGAGTTCGTCTACGTCCGGAATTTGCCCGAAGGTCTGTGTGGCGTAAAAGACCCCACGACCGGGCGATCGGTTCGCATCCGGTTTCCGATCGATGTCCTTCCCTATTGCTGGGTCTTCATGACCTATGGCGGATGGCGCGGCCACCAGGTGGTGGTTCTGGAGCCTTGCACGACCTATCCCAAGGATTTGAACGAAGCGATTCGGCGCCGCTCGACTCCTTTTTTGGAACCGGGAGGCGTGCGAAAGTTCGACGTGCGGTTTGACGTGGGGGCTGCGGAATGA
- a CDS encoding glycosyltransferase: MFLTVAICTFNRAKELSRAVESVLQQDFPKDSYEILIVDNHSTDQTAELGQGLEGAHRGLVRYFYQPVPGLSVSRNAAAQNAKGDIVIYLDDDAVPHPEWLLTYQNIFSAHPNCFGAGGTIRLIWENERPLWLRNEDEALYTAYDLGRIERRMSPPEFPRGANMAWRKNILLKLGGFHPDTGYDASKNALVSNEEKYMAYLVYNRGGEIWFAPSATVDHRIDQTRATPSYFLRRVYFQGVADARFSKFIFRRTAPWKILRRMIHKMAFWRATAMLRWIPESEEHPEYVLYRAKEEYNRGYLSELN, translated from the coding sequence ATGTTTCTGACGGTTGCCATCTGTACCTTCAATCGTGCAAAGGAATTAAGCCGAGCTGTGGAGAGTGTCCTTCAACAAGATTTTCCCAAAGATAGTTACGAAATCCTCATCGTAGATAACCATTCCACCGATCAGACCGCGGAACTTGGCCAGGGGTTGGAAGGAGCGCATCGGGGTCTGGTACGCTATTTTTATCAACCGGTGCCAGGACTCTCCGTCAGCCGGAATGCGGCCGCTCAGAACGCAAAAGGCGATATCGTTATCTATTTAGACGACGACGCGGTACCGCACCCGGAGTGGCTTCTGACATACCAGAACATTTTTTCTGCGCATCCAAATTGTTTCGGAGCTGGCGGTACGATCCGTCTGATATGGGAAAATGAAAGGCCCCTTTGGCTTCGTAACGAGGACGAAGCGCTTTATACCGCGTACGATTTAGGGAGAATCGAGCGCCGGATGTCCCCTCCGGAGTTTCCAAGGGGCGCGAATATGGCATGGCGAAAGAATATCCTGCTGAAGCTCGGCGGATTTCATCCGGACACGGGTTACGACGCCTCAAAGAACGCGCTCGTATCCAACGAAGAAAAATACATGGCCTACCTTGTCTATAACCGCGGAGGGGAGATTTGGTTTGCACCGAGTGCGACCGTGGATCACCGGATCGATCAGACAAGAGCAACCCCCTCCTATTTTCTTCGAAGAGTCTATTTTCAGGGTGTCGCGGACGCTCGTTTTAGTAAATTCATTTTCAGGCGTACGGCGCCGTGGAAGATACTCCGCCGTATGATTCACAAGATGGCTTTTTGGCGCGCAACGGCCATGCTCCGCTGGATTCCTGAATCGGAGGAACACCCCGAGTACGTCCTTTACCGGGCCAAAGAAGAATATAATCGCGGCTATCTAAGTGAACTGAATTGA
- a CDS encoding class I SAM-dependent methyltransferase has protein sequence MDSIEIPSVALLEQHHLQVEEIRSICKALQIPLGWHYLLDLVWTHNKLQPKSGMVVLDAGAGYGPMQWWLAAKGVSVVSVDRSNRSVPPTRFRDWTILKGLREEDLTKASRWIDWKKSMWNLFGKAPCRRNDASDRGTVSFYHQDLTSLRDLPSNSFDAIVSISALEHNAPNLLREIVTELLRVLQPGQPLLATLHAAKERDWFHEPSKGWCYTEGSLRKLFRLEPGATSNYHEYDFLMQNLRDSAELRKNLDPVYFQSGRSGMPWGVWNPEYQPVGIMKIKAQANRT, from the coding sequence ATGGATTCCATAGAAATACCATCGGTAGCTCTTCTGGAACAGCATCATCTTCAAGTCGAGGAGATCCGCTCCATTTGCAAAGCGCTACAAATCCCGCTCGGTTGGCATTACTTGCTTGATCTCGTGTGGACCCATAACAAACTACAACCCAAATCTGGCATGGTGGTTCTGGATGCGGGAGCCGGCTATGGACCCATGCAGTGGTGGCTGGCTGCCAAAGGCGTGAGTGTCGTCAGTGTAGATCGCTCCAATCGGTCAGTCCCCCCAACGCGATTTCGCGATTGGACGATTTTAAAGGGATTACGAGAGGAAGATTTGACAAAAGCTTCCCGCTGGATCGACTGGAAAAAGAGTATGTGGAATCTTTTCGGTAAGGCCCCCTGCCGACGGAATGATGCCTCTGACCGCGGCACTGTGTCTTTCTACCACCAGGACCTGACATCCTTGCGAGACCTGCCGAGCAACTCGTTTGACGCTATTGTGTCGATCTCGGCTCTCGAACATAACGCCCCGAACCTTCTTCGGGAAATCGTGACCGAACTTCTGCGGGTTCTCCAACCGGGGCAACCCTTGCTGGCCACACTCCATGCGGCGAAAGAAAGGGATTGGTTTCACGAGCCATCGAAGGGTTGGTGTTACACGGAAGGTTCGCTCAGAAAGTTATTCCGCCTCGAGCCGGGCGCAACGTCGAATTATCATGAATATGATTTTCTGATGCAAAACCTGCGCGATTCCGCTGAACTTCGAAAGAACCTGGATCCGGTTTACTTCCAGTCGGGGCGAAGTGGAATGCCTTGGGGGGTCTGGAACCCTGAGTATCAGCCCGTGGGGATAATGAAGATTAAAGCACAAGCGAACCGCACCTAG